The genomic interval CCAGAGAAGTTACCTGCGATTCGTCGAAAGCTATATTAACCGCAGCAGTACGGGCTTTTACCAAATGCAAGTCTGTAGACGAATATGCTGCGAGCTGTTGGGGACGACCAACGGAAAAATGTTACATACGAATAGACGTTGCTCATTTTATCAAAGGTTACGCCAATTCGTTGAAATCGGTCAATATtagcataaaaattttttctctatattgCATCGGACAGCTGATACTAGCTCGCACACTAGAAGAGGCTGAACATATTTTAACATCTATATCGTGATCGCTAGTAGTCAGACCGAAGGGCTTGGGACCAATGGCGAACCAACTCCGTGTGAAATTCACAAggagaagatgaaaagaattcTTACCGAGACGATACCCTTCGTTGAAGAATACATGGATTCAACTGAATCTGAAATTAAAAACGTCGATTTGAGGGAGGGGAGTGAGCGTCGGCAAGAAGAGTTGGAAGACGAAAACCATTGGCAAGAATGGGCTAAATCTATCCAATCTAGAGTGCTTTCGCAGCTGTGCGACAAAGGTAATAGGGACAACGCACATTTTCTACCATCGTTGGTCGTTCGCGTATTACGTGATTTTAAATGGTTCCCTCTGTGGTCTTGCATTTGCCAAGCTCATTTTAGTTATGGCCGAGTACCTGCATCTAGTGCAACGGTAGAAGCCGATTTTAACAACATTAAAACCAGAGTATTCGGTGCGAGTAATCTACCAATCCGAGCAGACTTGTTCGTCATGCGGCATCTTGATTATATCAACGGGCGTGTGAAAATAGTAGATGCGAAAATTCAGGCTAACGAGATGATGAAAGACCAAAAAACGAATACCGACATACAAGGAAAAACTAAAGATACGGACACACCGACATGTCCGGCATGTGATGGTAATGATAAACCTACGGGCGCACATATTTGTGAATTGTGCAAGAGAACGGTGCATGCACTCGACGGTTGTTCGATACCTTTAGTAGATGATGAGGAAGGTTATGGCCAGAGAAGGATGTACATGGCATGTAGTGCAGGGCCAATTACCAACAAACCCAGGAATGTTACGCGGACAAATTCGGTAGAAAAAACAGTGCCTGGAATACTTAAAGACATTACCAACATCCAACAAACACTTAAAAGGCCTGTGCCAACTGCACTCAAACAACCGCCGGAAAAACTTCCAAAATCATGTTCAGCATGCAATAGAGGTGACCTACCTACTGATACATACACTTGTGCATTATGCGGAAAATCGGTACATGAACTTGAAGGTTGTTCCGTATCTTTTGGACAAAACGAAGGTTGTGGGCTGAGGCGAATATGTTTGTCGTGTAGAAGAATTCCGAGTCCGTCAATAGCACATTCACTAGACAGTGGAGTACAGGAGAATTGGCGAGGCCTTACTGTACCAGCATCGAAAAAGAAGGGAcgatatttacaaaaaaattacagtcAAAACTTATTTTTGATAGGCtcgaaaataacaaaagtGCCGGTTTTGAAAAATGGCAGTTGTCTGAATTTGATGCCAGTCACGTTGAAGTGTGGTAAAGTAACGCTGGTCCGGACGTGTGGTTTCGACAGTGTCTTTCAAATACTTCTAGTGACTACGATAGATAATATCGAGTTTCAGCGGACCATTCTGCAAGTATCTACGAACGAGCTGTTCAAGATCGTATTGGATGCAGAGAAAAATGGCATCACGAAAAATACACACCACCGGAGAGCAAATATTCTCTATGACATAGTTCCGGAAACGAACAAGGAATAGACCCATAATTCGTGCTTGGTCAATTGCGAAACAACAGCAGGATATTTATGTAGTCGGTTGTTCAGGGAGCCTTGCAGTATGAAAGAGGTGTCTATTTGTGACCGAAATTGCGTGCCGCGGGTGAAGGAATTTCCGGTTCTGCAACTGGAAATTGAAACATTCCGCAATGCTAATTTCTCAGCCGCTTTTGAAGACAGTCTGATACTTCGCAACTTCAAACGGTGCTGCAGGCCGAATTGTACGGGTACCGAGACAACAGAAATAACTGAAATAGGTGAGGTTCCAACATAAGTGTCAGTAATTATTGCGAAAGTAGGCGACACCTTTGATCACTTTGTTTATCAAATATTCTACTATAATATCACCAATAACATTATTAATGATGATCGGTTGATCAAAATTGTTCTCAGGTCCCGTAATACTTTTTGAAATCTATAACTGGAAAACCGGGAGCACGGAAGTGGAGTTGTGTCAAATCCCTTGTGGTTTACACTCTAGTTAGATTCCACTAGAACGCGGGTGTTTTCTCGTTGAACAAAAACTCTGTGGTCTTTGCGAATCAAGCAattgcaatttattttcttttgttttaccATTTCTGGCTTAATTATAGTTACGGCGAAATATGATAAGATTAACAAATCTAAGTACAATTTATTTACAGCGTGCGAATCAACGATATGCGAATGAGAATTTTATGATTATCCTGCTTGTTCGAGTTTGAAGTTCACAATGAATTTGAATGTCTTCTCGGCGATCATTAGATCTTTGATTTGATTATATTGATTGAATTTGTGATTAAATGTGATATTTGCTTACTGACTTGGCTTTAACTGATTATTAACACCTTGAAGTTTGCAGACTTTGTATGAGACCgcatgaaattatatttggACTGAATGAATGATCTTATAAAGTTAATGAACGTATAATAAGACTTGGATTTGACTGCATGATATGCTGAGGTTTGATGAAGATATAATTCTAACCTCAACTTGACGGATAGTTTGAGGTTGAACGACTGCGCAGTTTGAGATGACTGACTGGGTCGGGAGAGGGTTTCATGAATATTAGAACAGGGTGGCCACAcgatctgagaaaaaaaaatccctgaCTTTTCCATGACTTCCCTGACTAACAATTAAGTGTTTCCCTGATCGAATAGAGGAACAATACAGCAAGAAATTGGGATACTTGAATCTCATTCGTTACATTCAAagagtagtttaaaaattgatgaatatgtGATCACCATGTCCGCTTTTTTATGAAATAAGATGACAAACAATTCTCGACCAGTTTTATatagatcaatttattttcattaaattgcACTTTTAACTTCGAGGAAGCTCTCAAATGAAACATTTCGAGTTTTATCACAGAAAGTTATCACTAAATATGGTTTTTATGAAACCAAAGAAATTCGAAGCACATCAATATCCCTCGTTTACTTAACCCTAATTATTGACTATAGTATTCAAATACAGGTACTTGatagaaagaataagaagttCAACAACTCATAATTGGCTCGAACTGCAGTCAGATGCATTGCTTCTTGAGCAAGGCTATTTGGTCGTCCAGGTACGCTTTTTCTGTATCGGCATTCCTTATCAGTTCACGTTTCTGCTTTTCAAGTTCTCGAAGCTGAAGTGTAACTACTCTCTTTTCAGCATTTGCAAGATCACTTTGGGACCGTTCTTTTTCTTGCCGATTCAAGGCTTCTTGATATCGCGTTCGGGCGTTGCGAGCAGCATGAATCATTTtcttcgtaataataattgattcaaCGCCTCCAGCTAACGTGACGAAATCATAGACTTGCCTTTGTGCGATTAGTGATTCctgcttttgattttcaactaGGCACTCTCGGTTAACTGAAAATCCCCTCTCCAGATCAGCATTTCCATGGGACAGGATCAAGATTTTTCTCAGAAATGAAGTCAGTTCTGCTGTCTCCCCTTCTCTTCCTTCAACCAGCGACATCCATAAAGTATCTAATCTATCGTTTTTTCTAGAAAACTTTCCCATTGATTCTTCGaacatttttgttttgcaAACGTCCATAAATTGCCTGTGAGCTTTATCAGCATCGACGCCAGTAATTCGCCGATTTTCCACTAAGACTTTCAGAGCAAGTCCAATACGAGCATCACGAATGGTTGGTCGTACAGCTACTTCAGGATCCAAACAGGATATTCCTTTTGTAAGCGTAAATTTCAGAGGAGAACGCATCTGAAGTTTTTCACCCAATTTTTGGAGGCAATTTCGACACTCTTGACGAAATACTGATATATCACGGTCATTTAGTTGGGTACGTACTTTTCGCATCGCATCATGAGTTGCATAACCCAAATCGACGTGTTTGATATCGAGAAGATTTTGTTTGTCAGAAAAGTTGACTTCGTGTACATATTTTGCGGCATTCAAGACTTCACTTTTAACGAATCTACTCATGATGTTTCGAATCACTTTGCACAAAGATTCAAATAACAGAGGAGCCATTGGCTTATCAGCTTGAAACTCCGTTAAAAATGGTTGCACCTCGGCTGCgacagattgaaaaaatcttagTTTGCACGTTAATAGAGGATCCTTCAATATCGATTGCACAATTTTGAAGCTTTTGGTGtcaggtattttatttttagacaGTGCTTCAATATACTTTTTGACGTTAGGTATGATATCAACCGCTCTTTCTGCGACTGAATCATTTTCTAGCCATCGCACGCTGCAGAACTTTTGCGGAAATACTTTTGAGCCGGAATAGTGTGTGTAATCTCCTCTCCGAGCTGGTGTGTCTTTGAAGATAACGTAGAGAGCACGgagaaattcggaaatttgcCATGAGGTTGCTTTGATGCCCGCCTTAATGCACAATTTACGGTATGCAAACCGCAGCTACCAATATCAACTAGCAGGGGATCGTCAGGGTCCGAAGCCAAGCTCTCACGGAGATCACGATGAAACTTGACATTGACATTCGGCCCATCCATGGAGACTTGAAGAAGCATCTTGATTTTGAGCTCGGACAGAGCCGATGTGAATGCGCGTAGCAGATCTGCAGCAGTCGCGTGATTTAAAAAAGCAGATGTGAAATATCTCGTTGTCACTTGGTTATTTCGCTGACACCAGAAACGGACAGTAATGTCCATTTGCCCAAGTTGCGCAACTTCATTGAGAGACTCATCAAACCCAACCACAATATCAGTGCAATTGTTA from Athalia rosae chromosome 6, iyAthRosa1.1, whole genome shotgun sequence carries:
- the LOC125501447 gene encoding uncharacterized protein LOC125501447, which encodes MKRILTETIPFVEEYMDSTESEIKNVDLREGSERRQEELEDENHWQEWAKSIQSRVLSQLCDKGNRDNAHFLPSLVVRVLRDFKWFPLWSCICQAHFSYGRVPASSATVEADFNNIKTRVFGASNLPIRADLFVMRHLDYINGRVKIVDAKIQANEMMKDQKTNTDIQGKTKDTDTPTCPACDGNDKPTGAHICELCKRTVHALDGCSIPLVDDEEGYGQRRMYMACSAGPITNKPRNVTRTNSVEKTVPGILKDITNIQQTLKRPVPTALKQPPEKLPKSCSACNRGDLPTDTYTCALCGKSVHELEGCSVSFGQNEGCGLRRICLSCRRIPSPSIAHSLDSGVQENWRGLTVPASKKKGRYLQKNYSQNLFLIGSKITKVPVLKNGSCLNLMPVTLKCGKVTLVRTCGFDSVFQILLVTTIDNIEFQRTILQVSTNELFKIVLDAEKNGITKNTHHRRANILYDIVPETNKE
- the LOC125501448 gene encoding uncharacterized protein LOC125501448 isoform X2 — its product is MAPLLFESLCKVIRNIMSRFVKSEVLNAAKYVHEVNFSDKQNLLDIKHVDLGYATHDAMRKVRTQLNDRDISVFRQECRNCLQKLGEKLQMRSPLKFTLTKGISCLDPEVAVRPTIRDARIGLALKVLVENRRITGVDADKAHRQFMDVCKTKMFEESMGKFSRKNDRLDTLWMSLVEGREGETAELTSFLRKILILSHGNADLERGFSVNRECLVENQKQESLIAQRQVYDFVTLAGGVESIIITKKMIHAARNARTRYQEALNRQEKERSQSDLANAEKRVVTLQLRELEKQKRELIRNADTEKAYLDDQIALLKKQCI